The genomic stretch GCACGTAATCTCCAAAACGCTGTACGGGAAGTGGCGACAGTATATGAGGGACAAGTACCTGCTGATGCCGAAGAGCTAGGAAAGCTGAAAGGAGTGGGCCCTTACACAAAAGGTGCGATTCTCAGTATCGCTTACGGCATTCCGCAGCCAGCAGTTGATGGTAATGTAATGCGCGTTCTGTCCAGAATATTATTTATCACAGAAGACATTGCCAAACCAAAGACGAGAAAAATTTTCGAAGCAGCAGTAGAGAAAACGATATCGCAGGAAGACCCTTCATCCTTCAACCAAGGACTCATGGAGCTCGGCGCTTTAATTTGTACACCGAAAAAACCAGCTTGTATGCTATGTCCTGTCCAAGAGCATTGTGCTGCTTTCAAGCAAGGGATTCAGGAAGAGTTACCGATCAAATCAAAAGGCAAGAAGCAGCGAACCATGCCTTACTTGTCTGTAATCGTGGAAAATGAAAAAGGAGAGCTGCTCATTGAGCAAAGACCGGAGGAAGGCTTACTGGCAAGTTTATGGCAGTTTCCAATGGCTGATGCGACCGAAGTGACAATAGAGCAGCTGGCTTATTGGTTCCAACTGGAGTACGGTGTGGAGATTAAGTTAGAAGAAACATTATCGCCGGTCCGGCATGTTTTCTCGCACATCATTTGGGAAGTGATTGTGCTTCGTGCAACAACAGTAAATCATGGAGAAGTACCAGACAAGGGGCAGTTTATTTCTCTTGAAGACACGGCAAATTATCCTTTTCCGGTACCGCACCAGAAAATTCTCCAGCAAATTATCATTCCAGAATAAACCAGATACTTTTTTATATTTCTTGGATAACAACGTCACATTCGGGAGAAAGTAATGTGGCGGAGGTGATAACATTGAACAAGAAGACACAATCTGGTACTGAAGTAAACCACGTTACTCAGCAAAACCAGCAGTCTCGTCAGAAAGCAGCTGGCGCTTCCAGCAGCCAGCAATTCGGAACTGAATTTGCTTCTGAAACAGACGTACAGCAGGTTCAACAGCAGAACCAGCAGTCTCGTCAGAAAGCAACTGGCGCTTCCAGCAGCCAGCAGTTCGGAACTGAATTCGCTTCTGAAACTGATGTACAGCAAGTACAGCAGCAGAACCAGCAGTCTCGTAAGTAAGGCGAATGTTGTTTGAATTGTTATTTTCGTATAAGTAAATGCAGCCCCTCAGCGCACGCTGGGGGGCTATTTTAGTCATAATATGATGGCAGCCAGCGTGTTTCATTTCCATTGTGTCTGAAATATCTTTATAATAAAAGAAATGATCATACATATAGGAAAATAATCAAGGAAGGAAGATTCGCATGGCTGGCCCAGAGACAGGTACGAAAATTCAGATACAGAGCTATAAGCATAATGGCCAGCTCCATCGGGTATGGGAAAGCAGCACAGTATTGAAGAGTACGGCAGAGATCTTGATCGGTGCCAATGATCGGACAATGGTAACGGAGAGTGACGGACGGACATGGATAACGCGTGAACCAGCCATTGTCTATTTCCATGCGAAGTACTGGTTCAATATTATCGGTATGCTGCGCACAGATGGCATTTATTATTATTGTAATATTAGTTCCCCGTATGTATACGATGGGGAGGCGCTGAAGTATATTGATTACGATTTGGATATTAAGATATATCCCGATATGACTTTTACGCTGCTTGATGAGGACGAGTTTAATATTCAT from Terribacillus sp. DMT04 encodes the following:
- the mutY gene encoding A/G-specific adenine glycosylase, which encodes MNLEIDDLYNKFQQFSIDLFQDDLINWFQQEKRELPWRENQDPYRVWVSEIMLQQTKVDTVIPFYHRFMERFPTIQALADADEQDVLKAWEGLGYYSRARNLQNAVREVATVYEGQVPADAEELGKLKGVGPYTKGAILSIAYGIPQPAVDGNVMRVLSRILFITEDIAKPKTRKIFEAAVEKTISQEDPSSFNQGLMELGALICTPKKPACMLCPVQEHCAAFKQGIQEELPIKSKGKKQRTMPYLSVIVENEKGELLIEQRPEEGLLASLWQFPMADATEVTIEQLAYWFQLEYGVEIKLEETLSPVRHVFSHIIWEVIVLRATTVNHGEVPDKGQFISLEDTANYPFPVPHQKILQQIIIPE
- a CDS encoding gamma-type small acid-soluble spore protein, producing MITLNKKTQSGTEVNHVTQQNQQSRQKAAGASSSQQFGTEFASETDVQQVQQQNQQSRQKATGASSSQQFGTEFASETDVQQVQQQNQQSRK
- a CDS encoding DUF402 domain-containing protein; its protein translation is MAGPETGTKIQIQSYKHNGQLHRVWESSTVLKSTAEILIGANDRTMVTESDGRTWITREPAIVYFHAKYWFNIIGMLRTDGIYYYCNISSPYVYDGEALKYIDYDLDIKIYPDMTFTLLDEDEFNIHKRQMNYPPEIERILWNQVDILISWIRQGKGPFSPDFIDTWYELFLTYR